Genomic window (Egicoccus halophilus):
AGCCGGCGGTCGGTGCGGGCGCGAGCGGCCTGGCGCGCGTCACGGTCGGGGACCCGGACGCGCAGGCGCATCTCGACGCCGAGCTGGCGGTCGGTGACGTCCTCGTGCAGCCCTACCTCGCCGCGGTCGAGACCCGCGGTGAGCTGTCGGTGGTCGTGGTCGACGGGGCGGTCAGCCACGCGGTGCGCAAGGTGCCCAGTGGCGGCGAGTTCCGCATCCAGGAGGAGTTCGGCGGCCGCTACGCCAGCGAGACGCTGGACGTCGACACCGAGGCGCTGGTGCGCTGGATCGTCGAGGCCACGGGCCACGACCTGCTGGTGGCGCGGGTCGACCTGCTCGAGGACGAGGTCGGCCAGCTGCAGTTGGCGGAGCTCGAGGCGACCGAACCCGACCTGTACCTGCGCACCGAGCCGGCCGCGGCCGGTCGCCTGGCCGACGCGGTGGTGCGTCGCCTCGGCTCCCCGGCCGGGGAGGACACCCGTCCGCCTGCCGGCTGACCTGCGAACCTCGGGCGAACGCGTCGAGACAGGAGCAGCGCAGGTGAGGATCGCGATCACGGGTGCCACCGGACTGATCGGTCGGGCGCTGACCGAGGACCTGCAGGGCGACGGCCACCAGGTGGTCGCGGTCACCCGCGACCCGTCGGCGGCCGCCGCCGGGGACGTGGTGTGGGACCCCGCCGCCGGTCACATCGACGCTGCGGGGCTCGAGGGGCTCGACGGGGTCGTCCACCTCGCCGGTGAACCGATCGGCGACGCGCGCTGGAGCGAGGACACCAAACGACGCATCCACGACAGCCGCGTGCAGGGCACGACGCTGCTGGCCCGGACGCTGGTGGGGCTGGACGCACCGCCCCCGGTGCTGGTGTCGGGCTCGGCGGTCGGGTTCTACGGGGACCGCGGCGACGAGGTGCTCACCGAGGTGTCCACGCCCGGCGACGACTTCCTCGCCGGCGTGTGCGCCGACTGGGAGGCGGCGGCCGAACCGGCCCGGGCTGGCGGGATCCGGGTCGTGCATCCGCGCACCGGCGTCGTGATCGCGGCCGACGGTCCCCTGATCGACAAGATCGAACTGCCGTTCAAGCTCGGCGTCGGCGGCAAGGTCGGCTCCGGTCGGCAGTACGTGCCGTGGATCTCGCTGACCGACGAGGTCCGGGCCCTGCGGTTCCTGCTCGAGCACGACCTCGAGGGGCCGGTGAACCTGACCGGGCCCGAACCGGTGACCAACGCGGAACTGACCCGCCTCCTCGGTGAGGTCCTGCGCCGACCGACCGTGCTGCCCATCCCGACCTTCGCCGTCACGGC
Coding sequences:
- a CDS encoding ATP-grasp domain-containing protein is translated as MHVALVTAAVDLDFLEAVDDALVTALEDRGVRVTEPRWDDPAVDWSTFDLALVRTTWDYPGRRDEFVAWAAAAGERTRLFNPPDVLRWNTHKSYLLELEERGAPVVPTAWLGQGDRVVLDELLVARGWRTAIVKPAVGAGASGLARVTVGDPDAQAHLDAELAVGDVLVQPYLAAVETRGELSVVVVDGAVSHAVRKVPSGGEFRIQEEFGGRYASETLDVDTEALVRWIVEATGHDLLVARVDLLEDEVGQLQLAELEATEPDLYLRTEPAAAGRLADAVVRRLGSPAGEDTRPPAG
- a CDS encoding TIGR01777 family oxidoreductase; this encodes MRIAITGATGLIGRALTEDLQGDGHQVVAVTRDPSAAAAGDVVWDPAAGHIDAAGLEGLDGVVHLAGEPIGDARWSEDTKRRIHDSRVQGTTLLARTLVGLDAPPPVLVSGSAVGFYGDRGDEVLTEVSTPGDDFLAGVCADWEAAAEPARAGGIRVVHPRTGVVIAADGPLIDKIELPFKLGVGGKVGSGRQYVPWISLTDEVRALRFLLEHDLEGPVNLTGPEPVTNAELTRLLGEVLRRPTVLPIPTFAVTALYGEMGRTLASVSQRAVPQRLLDAGFRFVHGELRGALREALRPAA